From the Roseateles sp. XES5 genome, one window contains:
- a CDS encoding DUF262 domain-containing protein codes for MVLEMKAGPVEIGTLLQNRNRYCVPIYQRRYVWTKNKQWEPFWQDIRTKAIERLGGRERRFSHFMGAVVLESRAKPSVKQVPSFQVVDGQQRLTTFQMFLTAARHYAQKIGYSTAAHNIQRFVMNSDPQLMEQADVEVYKVWPTQADREIFIDIVSSEDRAVLRKKHGDYWYKNWERDQIAEYNYVPNLLGAYGYFYDRIRHSVETNDLHSDMEEVPDGVQGIEGDDDEIPHELKLDAIWQALLEEFKVVEIVLDEGDDAQVIFETLNDRGEPLLAADLIRNNIFQRADANIGPTKAEKLFSAHWGPFDDPFWSVPEKQGRYKKQRIEFFLANFIAGKIASDITISKLFSEYKAFLRPPKDSVKPRYSTVEEEILDLKAYGAIYREFIERETRSDLSEFSRRLRLWDVTTANPLVIRLWASGELSAEEKQQALEFLLSFIVRRAVCGLTNKNYNNLFLSAIAYVDKVGWTLSAFRRFFLDQKSDSGRFPKDDEFRRLLTSAPIYRTLGPAKTRALLSAVEQRKRGKFQETQELPDGLSVEHIMPNVWRTHWPLMDGLVPSDWDFSQALYSSLEDESASGQIVRRNRLKDTIGNLTLVTPSFNSHVSNDAFDIKRKEFDDQSVLMMTRDFVKKAVWTEPEIEERGRAMASLACEIWPLQGADQTPASNLGGSDENTEDVLA; via the coding sequence ATGGTGCTTGAAATGAAAGCTGGTCCTGTCGAAATTGGTACACTCCTGCAAAATCGCAATCGGTACTGCGTTCCAATCTATCAGCGCCGCTACGTTTGGACAAAAAACAAGCAATGGGAACCCTTCTGGCAAGATATCCGGACCAAGGCAATCGAGCGCCTTGGCGGAAGAGAACGGCGCTTCTCGCACTTTATGGGAGCCGTTGTTCTGGAGAGCCGCGCTAAGCCGAGCGTGAAGCAAGTTCCATCGTTTCAGGTGGTGGACGGGCAACAGCGTTTGACGACGTTTCAGATGTTCCTGACAGCCGCGCGCCACTACGCACAAAAGATCGGATACTCGACAGCCGCGCATAATATTCAGCGCTTCGTCATGAATAGCGATCCCCAGCTCATGGAGCAGGCGGATGTCGAGGTTTATAAAGTCTGGCCGACACAAGCGGATAGGGAGATTTTTATCGATATCGTATCCTCCGAGGATCGCGCCGTACTCCGAAAAAAACATGGAGACTATTGGTATAAGAACTGGGAAAGAGACCAGATTGCCGAGTACAACTATGTTCCGAACCTCCTCGGCGCCTACGGTTATTTTTACGACCGAATTCGACATTCGGTCGAAACGAACGATCTTCATTCGGATATGGAAGAGGTTCCCGACGGTGTTCAGGGGATTGAAGGGGACGATGACGAAATTCCCCACGAGCTTAAACTGGACGCTATTTGGCAAGCTCTCCTTGAGGAATTCAAGGTCGTGGAAATCGTTCTCGATGAAGGCGACGACGCGCAGGTGATTTTTGAAACGCTCAATGATCGTGGAGAACCGCTGTTGGCGGCAGACCTGATCCGCAACAACATATTTCAGCGTGCAGATGCGAATATTGGCCCGACGAAAGCCGAAAAGCTTTTTTCAGCTCATTGGGGGCCATTCGACGATCCGTTCTGGTCAGTGCCTGAGAAGCAAGGCCGCTACAAAAAACAACGCATCGAATTTTTTCTCGCCAATTTCATTGCCGGGAAAATCGCCAGTGACATCACCATTTCGAAGCTCTTTTCGGAGTACAAAGCATTCCTGCGTCCGCCCAAAGACAGCGTGAAGCCCCGCTATTCCACGGTTGAGGAAGAGATTTTAGACCTTAAGGCCTACGGGGCGATCTACCGCGAATTCATCGAGCGGGAAACAAGGTCTGATTTGAGCGAGTTTTCTCGCCGCTTGCGCCTATGGGATGTTACGACAGCCAATCCGCTGGTAATCCGCCTTTGGGCCTCTGGAGAGCTATCTGCTGAGGAAAAGCAGCAGGCCCTTGAATTCCTTCTGTCTTTCATCGTGCGCCGGGCTGTCTGCGGTCTTACAAATAAGAACTATAATAATCTGTTTCTTTCAGCGATCGCGTATGTCGATAAGGTTGGTTGGACGCTATCAGCATTTCGAAGGTTCTTTCTGGACCAAAAATCAGACAGCGGGCGCTTTCCGAAGGACGACGAGTTCCGCCGCTTGCTCACCAGTGCCCCGATTTATCGAACCCTTGGTCCAGCAAAGACCAGAGCGTTACTTTCTGCGGTAGAACAAAGAAAACGCGGCAAATTCCAAGAGACCCAAGAATTACCTGATGGGCTGTCGGTCGAGCACATTATGCCGAACGTATGGCGCACTCACTGGCCCCTGATGGATGGTTTGGTTCCGTCTGATTGGGATTTCAGCCAAGCGCTATACTCATCGCTTGAGGATGAGAGTGCCTCTGGTCAAATAGTCAGGCGCAATCGCTTAAAAGACACGATTGGAAATCTCACGCTCGTTACCCCGTCGTTCAATAGTCACGTCAGCAATGACGCGTTTGATATCAAGCGAAAGGAATTCGACGACCAGTCTGTTCTCATGATGACGCGTGATTTCGTGAAGAAAGCTGTATGGACCGAGCCTGAAATCGAAGAGCGTGGGAGGGCGATGGCGTCGCTGGCCTGCGAAATATGGCCTTTGCAGGGTGCAGATCAAACGCCAGCGTCGAACCTTGGGGGGAGTGACGAAAACACGGAGGACGTCTTAGCCTGA
- a CDS encoding site-specific integrase encodes MRYSLGGKQYKKTLGTANEEEALQRAYEIWHEQSFRNRQGLSLDSRSFVEVAEEFIEKVVAEAERDERSKYHPIYWPPIIRRFPVGYFGDRAIETITTADIERYLEWRKTYWTAGPGIHIQKIRCEREDGRVFIRPAPRKVAALSTVKGEMVIIRELFEQAAKWGYCKPIIIPAVRAKKKPDTRRPGFAPEEYERLLGKSLERISEPQQSVRLIKAKDGRVWTQSTLTSRVRSDRVRLHAYIEFMASSGLRPTEAKNLKWSNILRYRDTKDLPLFQQDARLQVHGKSKHGDAVPMHGAIQALHMLWNVFVSEVGREPTNDDPVFADASGKPILSFQRGLNALLKAADLEYDSRGVKRTAYSFRHFYISQMLANNVSIHHVARNTRTSISMIDKHYAQVNTEQIKDFLRPGEEDFMKEPKLLDDETYDEIALLEKRLAELKDGAAGERTAEKLSRKYSARQ; translated from the coding sequence ATGCGATATTCGCTCGGCGGCAAGCAATACAAAAAGACCCTCGGAACCGCGAACGAGGAAGAGGCCCTGCAACGGGCCTACGAAATCTGGCACGAGCAGAGCTTTCGCAACAGGCAGGGCCTTTCCCTGGATAGCCGCTCCTTTGTCGAGGTGGCGGAAGAGTTCATAGAAAAAGTCGTCGCAGAGGCCGAGCGCGACGAACGCAGCAAATATCACCCGATTTATTGGCCGCCGATCATTCGACGTTTTCCCGTCGGCTACTTCGGGGACCGCGCCATTGAGACGATCACCACCGCCGACATCGAACGATATCTGGAATGGCGTAAGACCTATTGGACGGCCGGCCCCGGCATTCACATTCAGAAAATCCGATGCGAACGCGAAGATGGCAGGGTCTTCATTCGCCCTGCACCGCGGAAGGTCGCAGCCTTGAGCACGGTCAAGGGCGAGATGGTCATCATCCGCGAGCTATTTGAGCAGGCGGCGAAATGGGGCTATTGCAAGCCGATCATAATCCCGGCCGTCAGAGCGAAAAAGAAACCCGACACGCGCCGTCCCGGGTTCGCGCCCGAGGAATACGAGCGTCTGCTCGGTAAGAGCTTGGAGCGGATCAGCGAGCCTCAGCAATCGGTGAGGCTCATCAAGGCGAAAGACGGTCGGGTCTGGACGCAAAGCACGCTTACCAGCCGCGTGCGCTCAGATCGCGTTCGTCTGCACGCCTATATAGAGTTCATGGCTAGTTCGGGCCTGCGCCCCACTGAGGCAAAAAACCTCAAATGGAGCAACATCCTACGCTACCGCGATACGAAAGACCTTCCCCTCTTCCAACAGGATGCCCGGCTACAGGTCCACGGAAAAAGCAAGCATGGCGATGCCGTACCAATGCATGGTGCGATCCAGGCGCTTCATATGTTGTGGAACGTCTTCGTTAGCGAGGTCGGCCGGGAGCCCACCAATGACGATCCTGTCTTTGCGGATGCAAGCGGCAAGCCCATCCTATCGTTCCAGCGCGGCTTGAACGCCCTGCTCAAAGCGGCCGATTTGGAATACGATAGCCGAGGCGTCAAGCGAACTGCCTATTCATTCCGGCACTTCTACATCTCGCAGATGCTTGCGAACAATGTCTCGATCCACCACGTCGCCCGCAACACCCGCACTTCGATTTCGATGATCGACAAGCACTACGCTCAGGTCAACACCGAGCAGATCAAGGACTTCCTCCGCCCCGGCGAAGAGGACTTCATGAAGGAGCCGAAGCTGCTGGACGACGAGACCTATGATGAAATCGCCCTACTCGAGAAACGCCTGGCCGAGTTGAAAGATGGTGCGGCTGGCGAACGCACCGCCGAGAAACTGTCGCGGAAATATTCCGCGCGACAGTAA
- a CDS encoding ATP-binding cassette domain-containing protein: protein MTDTRTPLVELKNISISFGGIHAVDNASVDLYPGEVVALLGHNGAGKSTLIKILSGAYKRDAGEILINGEPADIGNPRDAKKYGIETIYQTLAVADNVDAAANLYLGRELRTPWGTLDDVAMEAKTREVMGRLNPNFQRFKEPVKALSGGQRQSVAIARAILFNARILIMDEPTAALGPQETAQVGELIKQLKKEGIGIFLISHDIHDVFDLADRVSVMKNGQVVGHARTEDVTKDEVLGMIILGKVPEKAIPGPGAMQTA from the coding sequence ATGACGGACACCCGTACGCCCCTCGTGGAGCTGAAGAACATCTCCATATCCTTCGGCGGCATCCACGCCGTGGACAATGCCTCGGTCGATCTCTATCCCGGCGAGGTCGTCGCCCTGCTCGGCCACAACGGCGCCGGCAAGTCGACCCTGATCAAGATCCTCTCCGGCGCCTACAAGCGCGATGCCGGTGAAATCCTGATCAATGGCGAGCCCGCCGACATCGGCAACCCGCGCGATGCCAAGAAATACGGCATCGAGACGATCTACCAGACGCTCGCCGTCGCCGACAATGTCGACGCCGCCGCCAACCTCTATCTCGGCCGTGAGCTGCGCACCCCCTGGGGCACGCTCGACGACGTGGCGATGGAGGCCAAGACCCGCGAGGTCATGGGCCGCCTCAATCCCAACTTCCAGCGCTTCAAGGAGCCGGTGAAGGCGCTTTCCGGCGGCCAGCGCCAGTCGGTGGCGATCGCGAGAGCCATCCTCTTCAACGCCCGCATCCTCATCATGGACGAACCGACAGCCGCGCTCGGCCCGCAGGAGACCGCCCAGGTCGGCGAACTGATCAAGCAGTTGAAGAAGGAAGGCATCGGCATCTTCCTGATCAGCCACGACATCCACGACGTCTTCGACCTTGCCGACCGCGTCTCGGTGATGAAGAACGGCCAGGTCGTCGGCCACGCCCGCACGGAGGATGTCACCAAGGACGAGGTGCTCGGCATGATCATCCTCGGCAAGGTCCCCGAAAAAGCCATCCCCGGCCCCGGCGCCATGCAGACGGCCTGA
- a CDS encoding sugar ABC transporter permease, with protein MADITNTVHANRARTASENPVKRFFRATEIDTRLLGMVGALLIIWVGFNILSGGLFLTPRNLWNLSVQTASVAVMATGMVLVIVTRNIDLSVGSILGFIGMIMGVLQAELLPQLLGFNHPAIWVVTLLAGLLLGAAIGALHGSIIAFLNVPSFIVTLGGLLIWRGATWFVTSGRTVAPMDATFRLMGGGTEGSIGATASWIVGVLACIAIVATIANSRKQRKRFGFPLRPMWAEYFLVAIGCALVLGAIAVVNSYPWPVAIARKFADANGIAWPEGGLFIPHGIAIPVLIAIVVGIVMTFISTRLRFGRYVFALGGNPEAAELAGIKTRWVTVKIFALMGMLCAIAAAISTARLNAATNAQGELDELYTIAAAVIGGTSLAGGMGTIAGAMLGALVMQSLQSGMVLVGIDTPFQRIVVGMVLVVAVWLDTIYRARAK; from the coding sequence ATGGCCGACATCACGAATACCGTACATGCCAATCGCGCGCGAACCGCGAGCGAGAATCCGGTGAAGCGCTTTTTCCGCGCGACCGAGATCGACACGCGCCTGCTCGGCATGGTCGGCGCGCTGCTGATCATCTGGGTCGGCTTCAACATCCTGTCCGGCGGCCTCTTCCTGACGCCGAGAAACCTCTGGAACCTCTCCGTCCAGACCGCCTCCGTCGCCGTCATGGCGACCGGCATGGTGCTCGTCATCGTCACGCGCAACATCGACCTGTCGGTCGGCTCGATCCTCGGCTTCATCGGCATGATCATGGGTGTGCTGCAGGCCGAACTGCTGCCGCAGCTTCTCGGCTTTAATCATCCGGCAATCTGGGTCGTCACCCTGCTTGCCGGCCTGCTGCTCGGCGCCGCCATCGGCGCGCTGCACGGCTCGATCATCGCCTTCCTCAACGTGCCGTCCTTCATCGTCACGCTCGGCGGCCTGCTGATCTGGCGCGGCGCCACCTGGTTCGTCACGAGCGGACGCACCGTCGCCCCCATGGACGCCACCTTCCGCCTGATGGGCGGCGGCACCGAAGGCTCGATCGGTGCTACGGCGAGCTGGATCGTCGGCGTGCTTGCCTGCATCGCCATCGTCGCGACGATCGCCAACTCCCGCAAGCAGCGCAAGCGCTTCGGCTTCCCGCTGCGTCCCATGTGGGCCGAATATTTCCTTGTCGCCATCGGCTGCGCGCTGGTGCTCGGCGCCATCGCCGTCGTCAACAGCTATCCCTGGCCGGTCGCCATCGCTCGCAAGTTCGCAGACGCCAACGGCATCGCCTGGCCGGAAGGCGGCCTGTTCATTCCGCACGGCATCGCCATCCCCGTGCTGATCGCCATCGTCGTCGGCATCGTCATGACCTTCATTTCGACGCGCCTGCGCTTCGGCCGCTACGTCTTCGCGCTCGGCGGCAACCCGGAAGCCGCGGAACTCGCCGGCATCAAGACCCGCTGGGTCACGGTCAAGATCTTCGCGCTGATGGGCATGCTCTGCGCCATCGCCGCCGCCATCTCCACCGCCCGCCTCAACGCCGCGACCAATGCGCAGGGTGAGCTCGACGAGCTCTACACCATCGCCGCCGCCGTCATCGGCGGCACCTCGCTCGCCGGCGGCATGGGCACCATTGCGGGCGCCATGCTTGGCGCCCTCGTCATGCAATCGCTGCAATCGGGCATGGTGCTGGTCGGCATCGACACGCCGTTCCAGCGCATCGTGGTCGGGATGGTCCTCGTCGTCGCCGTCTGGCTCGACACGATCTATCGCGCCCGCGCCAAGTAA
- the xylF gene encoding D-xylose ABC transporter substrate-binding protein, with amino-acid sequence MKSVLKLMAGAAIIVSLHSAAAHAKDLVVGVSWSNFQEERWKTDEAAIKAALEASGDKYISADAQSSAAKQLTDIESLIAQGANAIIVLAQDSDAIGPAIEKAAAEGIPVVGYDRLIENPAAFYITFDNKEVGRMQAREVFKVKPEGNYVFIKGSSSDPNADFLFAGQQEVLKEAIDAGKIKNVGEAYTDGWKPENAQKNMEQFLTANDNKVDAVVASNDGTAGGAIAALTAQGLAGSVPVSGQDADHAALNRVALGTQTVSVWKDSRELGKRAAEIAASLASGKTMDEIEGVTTFNGGPKGTEMKSVFLAPLPITKDNLNVVIDAGWISKETACQGVAAGSVAACN; translated from the coding sequence ATGAAGTCCGTTTTGAAGCTGATGGCAGGGGCTGCCATCATCGTTTCCCTGCATTCCGCCGCCGCGCACGCCAAGGACCTGGTGGTCGGCGTTTCCTGGTCGAACTTCCAGGAAGAGCGTTGGAAAACCGACGAGGCCGCCATCAAGGCAGCGCTCGAGGCCTCCGGCGACAAGTATATTTCCGCTGACGCCCAGTCTTCCGCCGCAAAGCAGCTGACGGATATCGAGTCGCTGATCGCCCAGGGCGCCAACGCCATCATCGTGCTGGCGCAGGATTCGGACGCCATTGGCCCGGCCATTGAAAAGGCTGCCGCCGAAGGCATTCCGGTCGTCGGCTACGACCGCCTGATCGAAAACCCCGCTGCCTTCTACATCACCTTCGACAACAAGGAAGTCGGCCGCATGCAGGCCCGCGAAGTGTTCAAGGTGAAGCCGGAAGGCAACTATGTCTTCATCAAGGGCTCCTCGTCCGACCCGAACGCCGATTTCCTCTTCGCAGGCCAGCAGGAAGTGCTGAAGGAAGCCATTGACGCCGGCAAGATCAAGAATGTCGGCGAAGCCTACACCGATGGCTGGAAGCCGGAAAACGCCCAGAAGAACATGGAACAGTTCCTGACGGCGAACGACAACAAGGTCGATGCGGTCGTCGCCTCGAACGACGGCACGGCCGGCGGTGCGATTGCCGCTCTGACGGCGCAGGGCCTTGCAGGCTCCGTTCCGGTCTCCGGCCAGGACGCCGACCACGCCGCGCTGAACCGCGTCGCGCTCGGCACCCAGACCGTCTCCGTCTGGAAGGACTCGCGTGAACTCGGCAAGCGCGCCGCGGAAATCGCGGCCTCGCTCGCCAGCGGCAAGACCATGGACGAAATCGAAGGCGTCACCACCTTCAACGGCGGCCCGAAGGGCACCGAGATGAAGTCGGTCTTCCTCGCACCGCTGCCGATCACCAAGGACAACCTGAACGTCGTCATCGACGCCGGCTGGATTTCCAAGGAAACGGCCTGCCAGGGCGTCGCCGCCGGTTCGGTCGCGGCCTGCAACTGA
- a CDS encoding ROK family transcriptional regulator, producing the protein MLVKSSTELVRQQNSALVLASLRRHGPLAHTDISHHTGLASATVSAITAELEKAEVLERREQQASAARGRPRVIFGQRRGAGYLVAVRISSDAVQYSLADYGGTLLDRFEEPRSHADTSTQPFADAFVAALERLVSRSRIAREEVLVVSISSKGLVDPVSARLVWSPVFGSQQVDFAALLQSHWRAKILLSNETLLVAHAMALRMEKAGAKNLQAVAALSLGHSIGLGIARFDRTGELSVTAPNFGHMLNSSDGKLCRCGSQGCIEASAGFYGILRTAFEVPPDTIPAKFVPLAEMDKIALRARQGHRMSEYAFRQAGLALGQGLSRMASLYENMPIAITGPGIRYFDLLQRGLEEGLAQSQQVRLFGAPPISIVPEEATLVLEGHLDRALAEMDHDIIAARTAGE; encoded by the coding sequence ATGCTGGTGAAGTCGAGCACCGAGCTTGTGCGTCAGCAGAACAGTGCGCTCGTTCTTGCGTCGCTGCGCCGGCACGGGCCGCTCGCCCACACGGATATTTCCCACCATACCGGCCTTGCCTCGGCGACGGTCTCGGCGATCACGGCGGAACTGGAAAAGGCCGAGGTGCTGGAGCGGCGCGAGCAGCAGGCGTCCGCCGCGCGCGGCCGGCCGCGGGTCATCTTCGGCCAGCGGCGCGGCGCCGGCTATCTCGTCGCGGTGCGCATCTCGTCCGATGCCGTGCAATATTCGCTCGCCGATTACGGCGGCACGCTGCTCGACCGGTTCGAGGAACCGCGCAGCCATGCCGATACCTCCACGCAACCCTTCGCGGATGCCTTCGTTGCCGCGCTGGAAAGGCTGGTCAGCCGTTCCAGGATCGCGCGGGAGGAGGTGCTGGTCGTCTCGATCAGCAGCAAGGGCCTTGTCGATCCCGTCTCCGCGCGGCTGGTCTGGTCGCCGGTTTTCGGTTCGCAACAGGTGGATTTCGCCGCGCTCCTGCAGTCGCACTGGCGGGCGAAAATCCTGCTCAGCAACGAGACGCTGCTTGTCGCGCATGCCATGGCGCTGCGCATGGAGAAGGCAGGCGCGAAGAACCTGCAGGCCGTTGCCGCTCTGTCGCTCGGCCACAGCATCGGCCTCGGCATCGCACGGTTCGACCGTACGGGCGAACTCTCCGTCACTGCCCCGAATTTCGGGCATATGCTGAATTCGTCGGACGGGAAGCTCTGCCGCTGCGGTTCGCAGGGCTGCATCGAGGCGTCCGCCGGTTTCTACGGCATCCTGCGCACGGCTTTCGAAGTGCCGCCGGATACGATCCCCGCCAAGTTCGTGCCGCTTGCCGAAATGGACAAGATCGCGCTGCGCGCCCGGCAGGGACACCGCATGTCGGAATATGCCTTCCGCCAGGCCGGCCTTGCCTTGGGGCAGGGGCTGTCGCGCATGGCGAGCCTCTACGAGAACATGCCCATCGCCATTACCGGCCCGGGCATCCGTTATTTCGATCTTCTCCAGCGCGGCCTCGAAGAGGGGTTGGCGCAATCCCAGCAGGTTCGCCTCTTCGGCGCACCGCCGATTTCCATCGTGCCGGAGGAGGCGACGCTGGTGCTGGAGGGTCACCTCGACCGGGCACTGGCGGAAATGGACCACGACATCATCGCGGCGCGGACGGCCGGCGAATAA
- the iolG gene encoding inositol 2-dehydrogenase — protein sequence MTVRFGLLGAGRIGKVHAKAVTGNPDATLVAVADAFPAAADAIARQYGCAVRTIEAIEAADDIDAVVICTPTDTHADLIERFSRAGKAIFCEKPVDLAIDRVKACIQVVDETKGKLMVGFNRRFDPHFMAVRKAIDDGRIGDVEMVTITSRDPGAPPVDYIKRSGGIFRDMTIHDFDMARFLLGEEVVSVFATAAVLVDPEIGKAGDYDSVSVILQTTSGRQAVISNSRRASYGYDQRIEVHGSKGMVSAENQRPVSIEVANGDGYTRPPLHDFFMTRYTEAYANEIASFIAAIEKGTPLSPSGTDGLAALALADAALKSVEEKRQISVA from the coding sequence ATGACTGTAAGATTTGGTCTTCTCGGCGCCGGCCGCATCGGCAAGGTCCACGCCAAGGCCGTGACTGGCAACCCGGACGCCACGCTCGTCGCGGTCGCCGACGCCTTCCCGGCCGCCGCCGACGCCATTGCCAGACAATATGGCTGCGCGGTCCGCACCATCGAGGCCATCGAAGCCGCCGACGACATCGATGCTGTCGTGATCTGCACACCCACCGACACCCATGCCGATCTCATCGAGCGCTTCTCCCGCGCCGGCAAGGCGATCTTCTGCGAAAAGCCCGTCGATCTCGCCATCGACCGCGTGAAGGCCTGCATCCAGGTTGTGGACGAAACCAAGGGCAAGCTGATGGTCGGCTTCAACCGCCGCTTCGACCCGCATTTCATGGCCGTCCGCAAGGCGATCGACGACGGCCGCATCGGCGATGTCGAGATGGTGACCATCACCTCGCGCGATCCCGGCGCTCCACCGGTCGACTATATCAAGCGCTCCGGCGGCATCTTCCGCGACATGACGATCCATGACTTCGACATGGCGCGCTTCCTGCTCGGCGAAGAGGTCGTCTCGGTCTTCGCGACGGCGGCCGTGCTGGTCGATCCGGAAATCGGCAAGGCCGGCGACTACGACAGCGTTTCGGTCATTCTCCAGACGACGTCGGGCAGGCAGGCCGTCATCTCCAATTCCCGTCGCGCCAGCTATGGCTACGACCAGCGTATCGAGGTGCACGGCTCGAAGGGCATGGTCTCGGCGGAAAACCAGCGCCCCGTCTCCATCGAGGTCGCCAATGGCGACGGCTACACCCGTCCGCCGCTGCACGATTTCTTCATGACGCGCTACACAGAGGCCTATGCCAACGAGATTGCAAGCTTCATCGCGGCCATCGAAAAAGGCACGCCCCTGTCTCCTTCCGGCACCGACGGTCTCGCTGCGCTCGCGCTTGCCGATGCGGCTCTGAAGTCCGTGGAAGAAAAACGCCAGATCTCCGTCGCCTGA
- a CDS encoding ABC transporter permease, translating to MSTNSAAQAQVAAQKSARRLPPELNIFLVLVGIALVYEILGWIFIGQSFLMNPQRLTIIILQVSVIGIIAVGVTQVIITGGIDLSSGSVVGMTAMFTASLAQASTWPRALYPSLTDLPVIVPIALGVGVGLLAGFINGQLIAKTKIPPFIATLGMMVSARGISKWYTKGQPVSGLTDQFNFIGTGIWPVVIFLVVAVIFHIALRYTRYGKFTYAIGANVQAARVSGINVEAHLVKVYAIAGALAGLAGVVTAARAQTAQAGMGVMYELDAIAATVIGGTSLAGGVGRITGTVIGTVILGVMTSGFTFLRVDAFYQEIVKGVIIVAAVVVDVYRQKKRKT from the coding sequence ATGAGCACGAATTCCGCAGCGCAGGCCCAGGTCGCCGCGCAGAAATCGGCCCGCCGGCTCCCGCCGGAACTCAACATCTTTCTCGTCCTCGTCGGCATCGCGCTGGTCTACGAGATCCTCGGCTGGATCTTCATCGGCCAGAGCTTCCTGATGAACCCGCAGCGCCTGACGATCATCATCCTGCAGGTCTCGGTCATCGGCATCATCGCCGTCGGCGTCACGCAGGTCATCATCACCGGAGGCATCGACCTGTCCTCCGGCTCGGTCGTCGGCATGACGGCGATGTTCACCGCCTCGCTCGCCCAGGCCTCCACCTGGCCGCGCGCGCTCTATCCTTCGCTGACCGATCTTCCCGTCATCGTGCCCATCGCGCTCGGCGTCGGCGTCGGCCTGCTCGCCGGCTTCATCAACGGCCAGCTCATCGCCAAAACGAAAATCCCGCCCTTCATCGCCACGCTCGGCATGATGGTGTCCGCCCGCGGCATTTCCAAATGGTACACGAAGGGCCAGCCGGTTTCGGGTCTCACGGATCAGTTCAACTTCATCGGCACCGGCATCTGGCCCGTGGTGATTTTCCTCGTCGTCGCCGTGATCTTCCACATCGCCTTGCGCTACACCCGCTACGGCAAGTTCACCTACGCCATCGGCGCCAATGTGCAGGCCGCCCGCGTCTCCGGCATCAATGTCGAGGCGCATCTGGTGAAGGTCTATGCCATCGCCGGCGCTCTTGCGGGCCTTGCCGGCGTCGTCACCGCCGCCAGAGCCCAGACCGCGCAGGCCGGCATGGGCGTGATGTACGAACTCGACGCCATCGCCGCGACCGTCATCGGCGGCACCTCGCTTGCCGGCGGCGTCGGGCGCATCACCGGCACGGTCATCGGCACCGTCATCCTCGGCGTCATGACCTCGGGCTTTACCTTCCTGCGCGTCGATGCTTTCTACCAGGAGATCGTCAAGGGCGTGATCATCGTCGCCGCCGTGGTCGTCGACGTCTACCGGCAGAAGAAGCGCAAGACGTAA